Part of the Bradyrhizobium sp. AZCC 1721 genome, TCTCCAACAGCGCGGCCCGGCATCGATGCCGGGCCGTTTCGCGTGCGCATGTCCACAGGTTCGATCTTTCTATAGGTCCTCTCGTGTCTTTGGCGCAGTGCGATACATCAATGGACCGCTTTCTCCCGCCGGCAAGCCGCTTCTGTGTCCCGCTGGTGACGATCACATTTAAAACGTGGGTATTCCGCAATTTTGCGATGGAACGGCCAAGCCGATTCGCTAGTTTAAAAGTAGCGATTCTCAGAACTCGCGGATGGATGCAGGGCCAATGTTGCGACGCGTCAAGCTGATGAACCCGTTCGAAATCGTCCAGGACCGGCTTGCGCCGGAGCGGCCGCAGCCGATCGAGCGTAAGGTCGTCAATCGCGCCGCCCGTTCCACGCCGGTCTGCGATGCCTGCGGTTCCGACGACATCATCTGCCACGCCACGGCGCAATGGAGCAACGAAGCGCAGGAATGGCAGCTCGCCAACACTTTTAACCAGCCGGCGCACTGCAACACCTGCCACCGCGACGTCAATTTGGTGTGGCTGACGCTGAATTAGAGCACTACGCCCTACTCTCTCCATCGTCATGCCCGGGCTTGTCCCGGGCATCCACGTCTTTGCTCGCGATCGAGATAGTCAAATCGTGGATGGCCGGGACAAGCCCGGCCATGACGGAGAGCGCATCAAATCTCCGCATACACCTCCAGCAGGTTTCCATCCGGGTCCCTGAAGAATAGCGTGCGATGGCCGAACGGCTGGTTGGTCGGCGGCTCGAGCAGATCGACGCCGTGCCGCACCAGCTCGTCGGCACAGCGATCGACGTCATCTGCGCCAACCTTGAAAGCGAGCTGCAGCGACGCGCTGCCTGTGGGCGTCGGCGCATCCTTCGCCGTCCGGCTCGGCCGGGCCAGAGCGAGCGTGTTGCCGCCGATCTGGTATTCGATCCAGCCCGCCGACAATTCGCGCGTCAGGGATAAGCGAAGGACGTCCTCATAGAAGCGGCGCATCGCCGCCATGTCGCGCACGAAGATCACGGTGTAGTCGATCGCGCGGATGGATTGGAAGGGAGAAGTGGTGGGTGCGTTCTGATCGGTCATGATGGCTTTCGAATTCGGCGCGCAGCCCGGATCGGTCCGCGACCTAAGCTTTCTCGAAGTGAAAAGCAACCACGCGACCGTTCTGCGGAGGCAGAGAAACATCGCCCGGCAGTTTCCAATTACCCGGTTCACCGCTGATCCAGGTAGTCCCGTCGATTCCCGACGTTACGACTACGTCGGCCAGCGCGGTTAGAAAGACCTCGGCCCGATCGTGGAACATTCCGCCACTTGGCATCGGCACCAAGCGGTGGAACGACTCGAACGACACAATACCGTCCTCGGACATCAGCCAGTCCCTTGCCGCGGATATCAAATACCACGAACCATTTCTCGCGATCTGGACCGGCCCGGAGTCCAGCAGAAGCAGATATTCGACGACACGCGCCGCAAGACGCGCGCCGGTTGGGTCACTGCCAACGAACATCTCTGGCCGTTCTCGGATGCAGGTGACGGCGTTAGCTACGATCTGGATATCCTTCTCGGAGTAGACTGGCTGCTTATCCATTCGCTGATTCTCCCCGATGGTCTGCCGGTCTGGGCCCGCCCCAGATCCGCTCCTCCGTCCAACCCAGCTCCGCGAATTCCGTCGCCCGCAACGGCGCTTCACCTGCCGAGAAGAACTCGTCGAGTTGCGGCGGGCTCACCGAGGTGCCCGAGAGCATGGCGTGGGCCTGGCCGCGATGATGCACCTGGTGCTGGAACAGATGCAGCAGCAAGCGGTCCATCCGTTCGCGCTGGATGGAGGTGCCGCGATGCACGGAGACGATACGCTGCAAGCCCGCGCCGTCCAGCGCTTCGACGACCGTGAGCAAACGTTGATCGACTGCGGCCTGCGCTTCCTTCAGCGTGGCGACCGTTGCGCAAGGTTCCTGATCCGCCCAGGCGGCCGGGCCGAGCGTGCCGCCTTCCATCGCATCGACGTAAAAATGGTCGATGATCAGGATGTGATTGAGCGTGGCGCGCAGGCTTGGGAAGAAGCCGGTTCGCTTCGCGGTGAATTCATCCTGCGACAGCCCGAGGCAGGCTGTGAGCAGCCGATGGTTTGCCCAGGCGTTGTTGTACGCCATGGCGCGATAGGGAAGTACGTCGCTCATTTGCGTTGCCAGCCAGTAGCCCGCATGAGCGCAGCGATATGCGGGGAACGATAGTGAAGGTCCCGGATATTGCTTCGCTCATCCGGGCATCTACGCACGCCCGTCATTGCGAGGAGCGAAGCGACGAAGCAATCCATATCTCCATTTGCCGCGCTATGGATTGCTTCGCTTCGCTCGCAATGACGGCTCGGCGATACGGCCTCCCTACTCCGCCGCCTGCTGCGTCGGCGCTTCCAGCACCTCCAGCACCTTCGGCGGCGACATCGGCAACGCGTAGAAGCGTTTGCCCAGCGCGTTGTAGATCGCGTTCGCCACCGCGGCCATCACAGGCACCAGCGGCACTTCGCCGACGCCCTTGACGCCTTGCGGGTGTTTCGGGTTCGGGATCTCGACCATGATGCAGTCGATCATCGGCAGGTCGGAGCAGACCGGCATGCGGTAGTCGAGGAAGCCGGGGTTATCGACCTTGCCCTCTTTCGTGTAGATGTATTCCTCGTTCAGCGCCCAGCCGATGCCTTGCGCGACGCCGCCCTGGAGCTGGCCCTCGACATAGCCGGGGTGGATGGCGCGGCCGACATCCTGCACGGCGGTGTAGCGGATCACGCGTGCGATGCCGAGATCGACGTCGACCTCGACGTCGCAGACATGCGTGCCGAAACCGCCGTCGGCGCCTTGGGTGTTGAGCTGCACGCCGGCCCCGATGGGGCCGCCCATCGCAGGTGCTTTCTCGGCGAGCTCTTCCAGCGTCAGCGGCTCGAACTGGCCGGCGTTCGGGCTCGCCGGATGCGCCGCGCCGTTCTCCCACTTGACCGCTTCGGGATCGATCTCCCAGATCTTGGCCGCGCGCTCGCGCAGCGTCTGGATGATCTTCTCGGTCGACTGCGTCACCACCATCGAAGACGCGAACAGCACGCGGCTGCCGCCGGTGAGGTTGGAGAAACCGACCGTCTGGGTGTCGCCGATAATCACGGAGACGCGGCGGTAGTCGATGCCGAGCAACTCGGCGCAGATGTTGGCGATGCCGGCGCGCGAGCCGCCGATATCGGGATGGCCAGTGGTGACGACGACGTTGCCATCCTCGGTGATGTTGACCTGCGCGGAGGATTCGCCGCCGGCGTTGAACCAGAAGCCGGAAGCGACGCCCCTGCCTCTTAGTTTTCCTTGCAGCTTGCCGTTGCCGTCGCCGAGCGGCGCGGCATAATGCGGCGAGCCTTTTGCTGCTTCCACCGTCTCGATATAGCCGATGCGCGGGAACACCGGGCCGTGCGCGGCCTTCGTTCCTTCCTTCGCGGCGTTCTTCAGGCGGAAGTCGAGCGGGTCCATCTTCAAGGCTTCCGCGACTTCGTCGAGCACGCATTCCACCGCATAGGCGCCGATCGGCGCGCCCGGCGCGCGATAGGCCGCGACCTTGGAGCGGTTGGAGCAGACGTCGTAGCCTTCCGAGAGCAGGTTCGGGATGTCGTAGGGCGTGAAGCTGCAGCCCGCGGCGCCGCGGATCGGCGAACCCGGGAAGGCGCCGGCCTGCAGGTAGAAGGTGCCATGCGCGGCGACGATCCTGCCGTCCTTGGTGGCGCCGATCTTCACCGTGCTTTTCGAGCCTGAGGTCGGGCCGGTCGCGCGCATCACTTCCTCGCGCGTCATCACCATCTTCACCGGGCGGCCGGATTTTTTCGCAAGCAGCGTCGCGAGCGGTTCGAGATAGACGATGGTCTTGCCGCCAAAGCCGCCGCCGATCTCGGCGGGGATCGCGCGGATGTCACTCTGCGGGATGCCGGTGAGATAGGCCGTCATCGCGCGCACCATGAACTGGCCCTGGCTGGAGCTCCAGATCGTGGTCTTGCCGTCTGGCGCCACCGAAATCAGGCAGGCATGCGGCTCGATATAGCCCTGGTGCACCGGGCGCGTGGTGAAGGTGCGCTCGATGACGAGGTCGGCCTTCTTGAAGCCTTCCGCGATGTCGCCCTTCTTGTGCTCGAGGCGGCCGACGATGTTGGACGGCTTGCCGTCGAACTTGTTGAACTCGTGCAGAACAGGCGCATCGGGCTTGAGCGCATCGTCAATCTCGATCGACCACGGCAACACCTCGTAATCGACCTCGATCAGCTTGCAGGCTTCCTCGGCGATCGCTTCCGTGGTCGCGGCGACGGCGGCGATGGGGTGTCCGGGGAACAGCGCCTTGTCGCGCGCCATCACGTTGCGGCACATCCAGCGCATGTCCTGGATGCCCAGCATTACAGCGCCCTTCTCGATCGGGAAATCGACGATGTCTTTCGAAGTGACGACGGCCTTCACCCCCGGCAGTTTCTCGGCCTTGGAGGTGTCGATCGATCTGATGCGCGCATGCGGATGCGGGCTGCGCAAGACCTTGCCCCAGATCATGCCGGGCATGGTGGTGTCGGCGGCGAACTGGGCGCGGCCGGTAACCTTGTCCATGCCGTCAGGGCGAATGGTGCGCTGGCCGATCCATTTGTTGTTGGTGACGAGGTTCATGGGGCTATCTCCCGAAAATTAGTGCGCGCGCATTTCGGCGGCGGTTTCCATCACCGCGCGGACGATCTTGTCATAGCCGGTGCACCGGCAGAGATTGCCGGCGAGCCAGAAGCGGACTTCCTCTTCACTCGGGTCCGGGTTTTTCTTGAGGAGCGCGTCGGACGCGACCAGCATGCCCGACGTGCATATGCCGCACTGAAGCGCGGCCATTTCGAGAAATTTTTGCTGCAGCGCATGCAATTTCTCGCCCTGCGCCAGGCCCTCGATGGTCCTGATGTCGTGGCCCTCGGATTCGACCGCGAGCATCAGGCAGGAGCAGACCAGCCGATCGTCAATCGTGATCGAGCAGGCGCCGCAATCGCCTGAGGCGCAGCCTTCCTTGGAGCCGGTCAGGGCAAGCGGCCCGCGTAGCGCGTCGAGCATGGTATCGCTGGGCTCGCACAGAAATTCCATCGGCTCGCCGTTGATGGTGGTCGTGACGTGAACTTTAGCCATGAATTACTTTCCTTGCGCGCGTTGGGCGGCGATCGCGGCGGTGCGCTTGAGCAGCACGCCGGCCACCTTGATGCGATAGGCGATGGTGCCGCGCTTGTCGTCGATCGGGCGGCAGGCGGCGGAGCAGGCGCTGGCTGCCTTCGCCAGCGCGGCGTCGTCGAGCTTTGAGCCGATCAGCGCTTTCGCAGCGTCTTCCACCAGCAGCACGGTCGGCGCCACCGCCCCCAAGCCGACGCGGGCTGATGTGACGATGCCGTCGTTCATGGTGAGGCTGACACCGCAGCCGACCACGGCGATGTCCATTTCGGTGCGCGGTATCATGCGCAAGTAAGCATCGCTCGATCCGGGCGGGCGCGGCGGCAGCGTGAAGCTGACGAGGATCTCGCCGGGCTTTAAGTTGGTGCGGCCGGGGCCGGCGGGGACGTCCTCCACCTTCATCTCGCGGCGGCCATCCGGGCCCTGCACGGTGACGGTGGCGCCGGCCGCGACCATCGCGGGCACGCTGTCGCCGGCGGGCGAGCCGTTGCAGAGATTGCCGCCGGCGGAGGCGCGGCCCTGCACCTGCTTGGAACCGATCAGGTTGACCGCTTCGAGCACGCCAGGCCAGACCTTGCCGAAATTCCGGTGTTCGGCGAGCGCCATGCCGGAGACCGCGGCGCCAATGCGAAAGCCGCCATCGGCGGTCTGTTCGATTGCCGTCATCTCGGGGATTTTCTTGATGTCGACGATCACGCCCGGCTTGAGCGCGCCCGATCGCATTTGCACCAGAAGATCGGTGCCGCCGGCCAGGATGCGCGCGGCGCTGCCGGCTTTCGCAAATGCACCGACCGCTTCGTCAAGCGTATCAGGCGCCAAATATCGGAGTTCCGTCATGGTCTTCCGCCATCTCCCTCGTTCCGCCCGCCCCGGTGATTGTCGGCTCACCTTCAAAAGTCGGGCAGACCGCAAGCCTACACGGGGAAAAGCGGTTGGAACAGCCTGCGAGATCAGGTTGATACGGCAGGCTCCTATGCGCATGACGGGGCTTGCGCGGCCGATTGCGCCGAGGCGGGGATCGCTTGGGCAGAGTCCCATCCGCCGTCATTGTAATGACGGGGCTGGCACCGTTGGCTAATGCAGTCAGCCGGTCTAAAACCCGGGCTTCGGATTCACGATTTTTGTGGGGGATGGATGCCGCTTTTCAGATACCTCGTTGCTGCCACGGCGTCCCTGACACTTTCATCCTCCGCCATCGCCCAAACGGCTCCCTCGCCTGTCCTTTCCGCACCGAGACCTGTGGTCGCACCGGCACCCGGTCAGCAGCCGCC contains:
- a CDS encoding FAD binding domain-containing protein, producing the protein MTELRYLAPDTLDEAVGAFAKAGSAARILAGGTDLLVQMRSGALKPGVIVDIKKIPEMTAIEQTADGGFRIGAAVSGMALAEHRNFGKVWPGVLEAVNLIGSKQVQGRASAGGNLCNGSPAGDSVPAMVAAGATVTVQGPDGRREMKVEDVPAGPGRTNLKPGEILVSFTLPPRPPGSSDAYLRMIPRTEMDIAVVGCGVSLTMNDGIVTSARVGLGAVAPTVLLVEDAAKALIGSKLDDAALAKAASACSAACRPIDDKRGTIAYRIKVAGVLLKRTAAIAAQRAQGK
- a CDS encoding DinB family protein gives rise to the protein MSDVLPYRAMAYNNAWANHRLLTACLGLSQDEFTAKRTGFFPSLRATLNHILIIDHFYVDAMEGGTLGPAAWADQEPCATVATLKEAQAAVDQRLLTVVEALDGAGLQRIVSVHRGTSIQRERMDRLLLHLFQHQVHHRGQAHAMLSGTSVSPPQLDEFFSAGEAPLRATEFAELGWTEERIWGGPRPADHRGESANG
- a CDS encoding VOC family protein — protein: MTDQNAPTTSPFQSIRAIDYTVIFVRDMAAMRRFYEDVLRLSLTRELSAGWIEYQIGGNTLALARPSRTAKDAPTPTGSASLQLAFKVGADDVDRCADELVRHGVDLLEPPTNQPFGHRTLFFRDPDGNLLEVYAEI
- a CDS encoding xanthine dehydrogenase family protein molybdopterin-binding subunit, which encodes MNLVTNNKWIGQRTIRPDGMDKVTGRAQFAADTTMPGMIWGKVLRSPHPHARIRSIDTSKAEKLPGVKAVVTSKDIVDFPIEKGAVMLGIQDMRWMCRNVMARDKALFPGHPIAAVAATTEAIAEEACKLIEVDYEVLPWSIEIDDALKPDAPVLHEFNKFDGKPSNIVGRLEHKKGDIAEGFKKADLVIERTFTTRPVHQGYIEPHACLISVAPDGKTTIWSSSQGQFMVRAMTAYLTGIPQSDIRAIPAEIGGGFGGKTIVYLEPLATLLAKKSGRPVKMVMTREEVMRATGPTSGSKSTVKIGATKDGRIVAAHGTFYLQAGAFPGSPIRGAAGCSFTPYDIPNLLSEGYDVCSNRSKVAAYRAPGAPIGAYAVECVLDEVAEALKMDPLDFRLKNAAKEGTKAAHGPVFPRIGYIETVEAAKGSPHYAAPLGDGNGKLQGKLRGRGVASGFWFNAGGESSAQVNITEDGNVVVTTGHPDIGGSRAGIANICAELLGIDYRRVSVIIGDTQTVGFSNLTGGSRVLFASSMVVTQSTEKIIQTLRERAAKIWEIDPEAVKWENGAAHPASPNAGQFEPLTLEELAEKAPAMGGPIGAGVQLNTQGADGGFGTHVCDVEVDVDLGIARVIRYTAVQDVGRAIHPGYVEGQLQGGVAQGIGWALNEEYIYTKEGKVDNPGFLDYRMPVCSDLPMIDCIMVEIPNPKHPQGVKGVGEVPLVPVMAAVANAIYNALGKRFYALPMSPPKVLEVLEAPTQQAAE
- a CDS encoding (2Fe-2S)-binding protein, whose protein sequence is MAKVHVTTTINGEPMEFLCEPSDTMLDALRGPLALTGSKEGCASGDCGACSITIDDRLVCSCLMLAVESEGHDIRTIEGLAQGEKLHALQQKFLEMAALQCGICTSGMLVASDALLKKNPDPSEEEVRFWLAGNLCRCTGYDKIVRAVMETAAEMRAH